A region from the Candidatus Binatus sp. genome encodes:
- the uvrB gene encoding excinuclease ABC subunit UvrB → MLSLARGKEGSFQLVSGYKPDGDQPAAIESIVRNLNDCVRHQVLLGVTGSGKTFTMANAIARVNRPTLVMAPNKTLAAQLYNEFKSLFPENAVRYFVSYYDYYQPEAYVPSTDTFIEKDASINDEIDKLRHSATKALLERNDVLIVASVSCIYGLGEPEVYFEMLVFLEEGQTIDRDKMLRKLVDIQYQRNDYDFHRGTFRVRGDTVEIFPAYEEQRAVRVEFFGDQVEALYEIDALRGKVIRKLQSVAIYPASHYVTTSDRMEIAVQDIRVELKERLEFYRTENRLLEAQRLEQRTMYDLELLAEMGFCPGIENYSRHLTGRLPGQAPPTLLDYFPNNSLFFIDESHVTIPQIGGMYRGDRSRKQVLVDFGFRLPSALDNRPLNFEEWESHVVQAVYVSATPGDYELQKSSGLVVEQLIRPTGLIDPEIEVRKAGTQVDDLLEEIHKRVAVNERVLVTCLTKKMAEDLTDYYHDLGVRVRYLHSDIETIERVEIIRSLRKGEFDVLVGINLLREGLDLPEVSLVAILDADKEGFLRSARSLIQTTGRASRHINGRVLMYADVVTKSMERAIDETYRRRAKQLAYNEQHGITPTSITKAIDASLVEMYSPEWAVVPEIGDDQAADEEFIPAHELPDRITALRRQMMDAAEKLDYERAADLRDQIKKLERRAFGMDQPRRSEQPSAPPGSAHQHASDAARGRLEGHKIKDVSEKGVPVKTRGRRGAGAATGAAAGAMRPNRPVKQGKLKLIPDAPK, encoded by the coding sequence ATGCTCTCACTGGCGCGCGGCAAAGAGGGAAGTTTCCAGCTGGTCTCGGGTTACAAGCCCGACGGCGACCAGCCGGCCGCGATCGAATCGATCGTCCGCAACCTGAACGATTGCGTCCGGCATCAGGTCCTGCTCGGCGTCACCGGCTCGGGCAAGACGTTCACGATGGCCAACGCGATCGCGCGGGTGAACCGGCCCACGCTGGTAATGGCGCCGAACAAGACGCTGGCCGCGCAGCTCTACAACGAGTTCAAGAGCCTGTTCCCGGAAAATGCAGTCCGCTACTTCGTCTCGTACTACGACTATTATCAGCCCGAAGCGTACGTTCCCTCGACCGACACGTTTATCGAGAAAGACGCGAGCATCAACGATGAGATCGACAAGCTGCGCCATTCCGCCACCAAGGCGCTGCTCGAGCGCAACGACGTGCTGATCGTGGCGTCGGTCTCGTGCATCTACGGCCTGGGCGAACCCGAGGTGTACTTCGAGATGCTGGTGTTCCTCGAAGAGGGGCAGACCATCGACCGCGACAAGATGCTGCGCAAGCTGGTCGATATCCAGTATCAGCGCAACGACTACGATTTTCATCGCGGGACGTTTCGGGTGCGCGGCGACACGGTCGAGATTTTTCCGGCCTACGAAGAGCAGCGCGCGGTGCGAGTGGAATTCTTCGGCGACCAGGTCGAGGCGCTGTACGAAATCGACGCGCTGCGCGGCAAGGTGATTCGCAAGCTGCAGAGCGTCGCGATCTACCCGGCGTCGCATTACGTGACGACTTCGGACCGGATGGAAATCGCGGTGCAGGACATCCGCGTCGAACTGAAGGAGCGTCTCGAGTTCTACCGCACCGAGAATCGGCTGCTGGAAGCCCAGCGCCTCGAGCAACGCACGATGTACGATCTCGAGCTGCTGGCCGAGATGGGCTTCTGCCCGGGAATCGAGAACTATTCGCGCCATCTGACGGGACGGCTGCCCGGACAGGCGCCGCCGACGCTGCTCGACTACTTTCCGAACAATTCGCTGTTCTTCATCGACGAGAGTCACGTAACGATTCCGCAGATTGGCGGGATGTATCGCGGCGATCGGTCGCGCAAGCAGGTGCTGGTCGATTTCGGCTTCCGGCTGCCTTCCGCACTCGACAATCGCCCCTTGAATTTCGAGGAGTGGGAATCGCACGTGGTGCAGGCGGTCTATGTTTCGGCGACGCCGGGCGATTACGAGCTGCAGAAATCATCGGGGCTCGTCGTCGAGCAACTGATTCGCCCGACCGGACTCATCGATCCCGAAATCGAGGTGCGCAAGGCCGGCACGCAGGTCGATGACCTGCTCGAGGAAATCCACAAACGCGTCGCGGTGAACGAGCGGGTGCTGGTGACCTGCCTGACCAAGAAGATGGCCGAGGATTTGACCGACTACTACCACGACCTCGGCGTCCGCGTGCGCTATCTGCACTCGGACATCGAGACTATCGAGCGCGTCGAGATTATCCGCAGCCTGCGCAAGGGCGAATTCGACGTGCTGGTCGGAATCAACCTGCTGCGCGAAGGTCTGGATCTGCCCGAAGTGTCGCTGGTGGCGATTCTCGACGCCGACAAGGAAGGCTTCCTGCGCTCGGCCCGGTCGCTGATTCAGACCACCGGCCGCGCCTCTCGCCACATCAACGGGCGCGTACTCATGTACGCCGACGTCGTCACCAAATCGATGGAACGGGCGATCGACGAGACCTATCGCCGGCGCGCCAAGCAGCTCGCCTACAACGAGCAGCACGGCATCACGCCCACCTCGATCACCAAGGCGATCGACGCGTCGCTGGTCGAGATGTACTCGCCCGAGTGGGCGGTGGTGCCCGAAATAGGCGACGACCAGGCGGCGGATGAAGAGTTCATCCCGGCGCATGAGTTGCCCGACAGGATCACCGCGCTTCGGCGGCAAATGATGGACGCGGCGGAAAAACTCGATTACGAGCGGGCCGCCGATCTGCGCGATCAGATAAAGAAGCTCGAGCGGCGCGCCTTCGGGATGGATCAGCCGCGCCGTTCCGAGCAGCCGTCCGCTCCGCCCGGCTCCGCCCATCAACACGCCAGCGATGCGGCGCGGGGCAGGCTCGAGGGGCACAAGATAAAGGACGTCAGCGAAAAGGGCGTCCCGGTGAAGACTCGAGGGCGGCGCGGTGCGGGCGCGGCGACCGGCGCCGCCGCGGGCGCCATGCGCCCCAACCGTCCCGTCAAGCAAGGCAAGCTGAAGCTGATCCCCGACGCCCCGAAGTAG
- a CDS encoding GIY-YIG nuclease family protein has protein sequence MRSAGRSFFVYIVASPSRTIYIGVTNDLRRRVDEHKMKEISGFTATYNVHPTTFIG, from the coding sequence ATGCGCTCAGCAGGAAGGTCCTTCTTCGTTTACATCGTCGCGAGTCCATCTCGCACGATCTACATCGGAGTTACGAACGATCTCCGTCGCCGAGTTGACGAACACAAGATGAAGGAGATTTCAGGCTTCACCGCCACCTACAACGTTCATCCTACAACGTTCATCGGCTAG
- a CDS encoding OmpA family protein has translation MQKPRSWGTCAIVGGVLGAGVGAASGIVIADKTSGQNSPSNSTRVYAGVGGAVIGAGLGALAGHYICDPLIPPPPPPPPPPPAPPPPPPPPPPPPVRQKLVLRGVHFDFNKSKIRPGDAAVLDEAASTLKANPNVTINVNGYCDAIGGEEYNLKLSDRRSDAVVDYLVKAGIPSSQLI, from the coding sequence TTGCAGAAGCCACGCTCGTGGGGAACCTGCGCGATCGTCGGAGGAGTGCTCGGCGCAGGCGTCGGCGCAGCCTCGGGAATCGTCATCGCTGACAAGACTTCGGGGCAAAATTCCCCTAGCAATTCCACCAGGGTTTATGCCGGTGTGGGTGGAGCAGTCATAGGCGCCGGACTCGGCGCGTTGGCAGGTCACTACATCTGCGATCCGCTGATTCCGCCACCGCCGCCACCACCACCACCGCCACCAGCGCCGCCTCCTCCTCCGCCACCGCCTCCGCCGCCTCCGGTCAGGCAGAAGCTGGTGCTGCGCGGCGTGCATTTCGACTTCAACAAGTCGAAAATCCGCCCGGGTGATGCCGCCGTTCTGGACGAAGCCGCATCAACTCTGAAGGCCAATCCGAACGTCACCATCAACGTCAACGGCTACTGCGACGCGATCGGCGGCGAGGAATACAACTTGAAGCTGTCTGATCGACGTTCAGACGCCGTGGTGGACTACCTGGTGAAAGCCGGAATCCCGTCGAGCCAGTTGATT
- a CDS encoding alkyl sulfatase dimerization domain-containing protein, giving the protein MSSTPNPSQPNNLPGFDPLMGQLEVLEPGIAMFHGFANVAFAYGRGEMIVVDTSSQQMGAMAVRAIRQVSEEPFAFLIYTHGHGDHAFGTEAFMTDAIARGHARPKIWAHEQVAARFERYALTRGWQRHINRLQFGGAFAAERLFEPNSFTHPDLVYRDEQFLDLVGEPVELHHAMGETDDATWVWMPARRLAMVGDLIVSSMPNTGNPNKVQRYTLEWAQALEAIAQRGPRYLLPGHGPVYRGEQLCAEVLRDTARAIRFIHDEVVRRLNAGQWPVDIVEADISIPAELADKPYLRPIYGCVAFVVRDVIRRYAGWWSGEPSQMFPATRHERGNDLVALCGRGAIVAKARALKDAAQLRRALALAEIALNANPSDHEAIGLNAEILEAMAAGERSFIARNFFAGAARQLRARAPVGTGSQC; this is encoded by the coding sequence ATGAGTTCCACGCCCAACCCCAGCCAACCCAACAACCTGCCCGGCTTCGACCCGCTGATGGGACAGCTCGAAGTGCTCGAGCCGGGAATCGCGATGTTCCACGGCTTCGCCAACGTCGCGTTCGCGTACGGGCGCGGCGAGATGATCGTCGTCGATACCAGCTCGCAGCAGATGGGCGCGATGGCGGTGCGCGCGATTCGCCAGGTCAGCGAGGAGCCGTTCGCGTTCCTCATCTACACGCACGGCCACGGCGATCACGCCTTCGGCACCGAGGCGTTCATGACCGACGCGATCGCGCGCGGGCATGCGCGGCCGAAAATCTGGGCGCACGAGCAGGTCGCCGCCCGCTTCGAACGCTACGCGCTGACCCGCGGATGGCAGCGGCATATCAATCGGCTCCAGTTCGGCGGCGCGTTCGCCGCCGAGCGACTGTTCGAGCCCAACTCGTTCACGCACCCCGACCTGGTTTATCGCGATGAACAATTTCTCGACCTGGTGGGCGAGCCGGTCGAGCTGCATCATGCGATGGGCGAGACGGACGACGCGACCTGGGTCTGGATGCCGGCGCGGCGCCTCGCAATGGTCGGCGATTTGATCGTCTCGTCGATGCCGAACACGGGCAATCCCAACAAGGTGCAGCGCTACACGCTTGAATGGGCGCAGGCGCTCGAGGCGATCGCCCAACGCGGGCCGCGTTACCTCCTGCCGGGCCACGGACCCGTCTATCGCGGCGAGCAACTATGCGCCGAAGTGCTGCGCGACACGGCGCGGGCAATCCGCTTCATCCATGATGAAGTCGTGCGCCGGCTCAACGCGGGCCAGTGGCCGGTGGACATCGTCGAGGCTGACATTTCAATTCCGGCCGAGCTCGCGGACAAGCCGTACCTGCGACCGATTTACGGATGCGTCGCGTTCGTGGTGCGCGACGTTATCCGGCGCTACGCCGGATGGTGGTCAGGCGAGCCGTCGCAAATGTTCCCGGCGACGCGCCATGAACGCGGCAACGACCTCGTCGCGCTCTGCGGCCGCGGCGCGATCGTCGCAAAGGCGCGCGCACTCAAAGATGCGGCCCAGCTCAGGCGCGCGCTGGCGCTTGCCGAGATCGCGCTCAATGCGAATCCGTCCGACCATGAAGCGATCGGGTTGAACGCCGAGATACTGGAGGCGATGGCGGCCGGCGAGCGATCGTTTATCGCGCGCAATTTTTTCGCCGGCGCCGCCCGCCAACTCCGCGCGCGCGCGCCCGTTGGCACGGGTAGCCAGTGTTAA